In Roseisolibacter agri, a genomic segment contains:
- a CDS encoding tetratricopeptide repeat protein codes for MNRSFRRAVPFLGALAPALFAVAAPAGAQGAAASCDVDQNKPGSLAQAVFTITRVQSATDTAVKNKALRDVISKVSGDPKAAKENPVGTAFTLAQAYTMLAQDVRLANHATRADLGLAGSEPVDLLKLVDSTVKVVEAAKPGCAENALQVRQFAWRNVINAALTNLNNQQLDSAQYYATRAAIVVPESPFSHHILGSVALTKKDYAGAGQHFDRVLALTANDTSMKDLRVAAEQNIQAVRFTQANAMIESGNYDAILADPAKFGDMALTQAGVAASQANKHEAAAKLFAAALEQNKLQRDALNNLAATYMQLKQYEPMLPITQRLVEIDPGNPDNYLFIAIAYQGIANASKNPAQKKAFTDSLLKYNRLSSEMPVKVTFTEFTRGDAKSTLGLSVENLAKTAAAAPARAGAKPAAAAAAGPKTFNLTVEFLDKAGAVIDTQQVSVGPVAAGEKKTAKVEVAKPGVQSFRYKIAS; via the coding sequence ATGAACCGTTCCTTCCGTCGCGCCGTGCCCTTCCTCGGCGCGCTCGCGCCCGCGCTGTTCGCCGTCGCCGCCCCCGCGGGTGCGCAGGGCGCCGCGGCCTCGTGCGACGTCGACCAGAACAAGCCCGGCTCGCTCGCCCAGGCCGTGTTCACGATCACGCGCGTGCAGTCCGCCACGGACACCGCCGTCAAGAACAAGGCGCTGCGCGACGTCATCTCGAAGGTCTCCGGGGACCCGAAGGCCGCCAAGGAGAACCCGGTCGGCACGGCGTTCACGCTGGCGCAGGCGTACACGATGCTCGCCCAGGACGTGCGCCTGGCCAACCACGCGACGCGCGCGGACCTCGGCCTCGCCGGCAGCGAGCCGGTGGACCTCCTCAAGCTCGTGGACTCGACGGTGAAGGTCGTCGAGGCGGCGAAGCCGGGCTGCGCGGAGAACGCGCTGCAGGTCCGGCAGTTCGCGTGGCGCAACGTCATCAACGCGGCGCTCACGAACCTCAACAACCAGCAGCTCGACTCGGCGCAGTACTACGCGACGCGCGCCGCGATCGTGGTGCCGGAGAGCCCGTTCAGCCACCACATCCTCGGCTCGGTGGCGCTGACCAAGAAGGACTACGCCGGCGCCGGCCAGCACTTCGACCGCGTGCTCGCGCTGACGGCGAACGACACGTCGATGAAGGACCTGCGCGTGGCGGCCGAGCAGAACATCCAGGCCGTGCGCTTCACGCAGGCGAACGCGATGATCGAGTCGGGCAACTACGACGCGATCCTCGCCGACCCGGCGAAGTTCGGCGACATGGCGCTGACGCAGGCCGGCGTCGCGGCGTCGCAGGCCAACAAGCACGAGGCGGCGGCCAAGCTGTTCGCCGCGGCGCTGGAGCAGAACAAGCTGCAGCGCGACGCGCTGAACAACCTGGCGGCGACGTACATGCAGCTGAAGCAGTACGAGCCGATGCTGCCGATCACGCAGCGCCTGGTCGAGATCGACCCGGGCAACCCGGACAACTACCTCTTCATCGCCATCGCCTACCAGGGCATCGCGAACGCGTCGAAGAACCCGGCGCAGAAGAAGGCGTTCACGGACTCGCTCCTGAAGTACAACCGCCTCTCGAGCGAGATGCCGGTGAAGGTCACGTTCACCGAGTTCACGCGCGGCGACGCGAAGTCGACGCTCGGCCTGAGCGTGGAGAACCTGGCGAAGACCGCCGCCGCCGCGCCGGCGCGCGCCGGGGCGAAGCCCGCCGCCGCGGCCGCCGCGGGCCCGAAGACGTTCAACCTGACCGTCGAGTTCCTGGACAAGGCGGGCGCGGTGATCGACACGCAGCAGGTCAGCGTGGGCCCGGTCGCGGCGGGCGAGAAGAAGACGGCGAAGGTCGAGGTGGCCAAGCCGGGCGTGCAGTCGTTCCGCTACAAGATCGCGAGCTGA
- a CDS encoding L-aspartate oxidase, whose translation MDRLRTRFLVVGTGVAGLHTAWRVAEQGDDVLLLTKRTLFDSATAYAQGGIAAALGAGDSPALHRNDTLAAGAALCDAAAVQVLVEEGPDRVRELHAAGADFDLTDAGRFKLGKEAAHSRRRIVHAQGDQTGAEVARTLIERVHASPRVRVLEHARVLDLIVEGEGDDRRCVGVRASVEGRATEILADATVLATGGCGQVYRYTTNPQVATGDGLAIAFRAGVTLSDMEFVQFHPTALDTPENPLVLISEAVRGEGATLVNARGERFMPKRHRLAELAPRDVVAREIFREQQDHGRVFLDARHLAAAEGGFRSRFPGIHALCTARGIDPDRDPIPVTPAAHYLMGGIVTDLAGRSSLDRLYAAGEVARTGVHGANRLASNSLLEGLVFAERVARDLVTREPLPRAPRRRGSWEVPPLADRGAAQVAADAIRSTMWEHAAIDRNARGLQQCLARLADIDRRLTPGMTEERNMVQTARLIAEAALLRTESRGGHYRSDFPRAKRKWAGRHIEW comes from the coding sequence ATGGATCGACTCCGCACCCGCTTCCTCGTGGTGGGGACCGGCGTGGCCGGCCTGCACACCGCGTGGCGCGTGGCGGAGCAGGGCGACGACGTCCTCCTGCTCACCAAGCGCACCCTCTTCGACTCCGCGACGGCCTACGCCCAGGGCGGCATCGCGGCCGCGCTCGGCGCCGGGGACTCGCCGGCGCTCCACCGGAACGACACGCTCGCGGCCGGCGCGGCCCTCTGCGACGCGGCCGCCGTGCAGGTGCTGGTGGAGGAAGGCCCCGACCGGGTGCGCGAGCTGCACGCCGCCGGCGCCGACTTCGACCTCACCGATGCCGGCCGCTTCAAGCTCGGCAAGGAGGCGGCGCATTCGCGGCGTCGCATCGTCCACGCGCAGGGTGACCAGACCGGCGCCGAGGTCGCCCGCACGCTGATCGAGCGGGTGCACGCGAGCCCGCGCGTGCGGGTGCTGGAGCACGCCCGCGTGCTCGACCTGATCGTCGAGGGGGAGGGCGACGACCGGCGGTGCGTCGGCGTGCGGGCGAGCGTGGAGGGGCGCGCGACCGAGATCCTCGCCGACGCGACCGTGCTGGCGACCGGGGGCTGCGGCCAGGTCTACCGCTACACGACCAACCCGCAGGTGGCCACCGGCGACGGGCTGGCGATCGCCTTCCGGGCCGGCGTGACGCTCTCGGATATGGAGTTCGTGCAGTTCCACCCGACGGCGCTCGACACGCCCGAGAACCCGCTCGTGCTGATCTCGGAGGCGGTGCGGGGGGAGGGCGCGACGCTGGTGAACGCGCGCGGCGAGCGCTTCATGCCCAAGCGCCACCGGCTGGCCGAGCTGGCGCCGCGCGACGTCGTGGCGCGCGAGATCTTCCGCGAGCAGCAGGACCACGGGCGCGTCTTCCTCGACGCGCGGCACCTGGCGGCGGCGGAGGGCGGCTTCCGCTCGCGCTTCCCGGGGATCCACGCGCTGTGCACGGCGCGCGGCATCGACCCGGACCGCGACCCGATCCCCGTGACGCCGGCCGCGCACTACCTGATGGGCGGCATCGTCACCGACCTCGCGGGGCGCTCGAGCCTGGACCGGCTGTACGCGGCCGGCGAGGTGGCGCGCACGGGGGTGCACGGCGCCAACCGGCTGGCGTCGAACTCCCTGCTGGAGGGGCTGGTGTTCGCGGAGCGGGTGGCGCGCGACCTGGTGACGCGCGAGCCGCTGCCGCGCGCGCCGCGCCGCCGCGGCTCGTGGGAGGTGCCGCCGCTGGCCGACCGCGGCGCCGCGCAGGTGGCCGCCGACGCGATCCGCTCGACGATGTGGGAGCACGCCGCGATCGACCGGAACGCGCGCGGGCTGCAGCAGTGCCTGGCGCGGCTGGCCGACATCGACCGCCGCCTCACGCCCGGCATGACCGAGGAGCGCAACATGGTGCAGACCGCGCGGCTGATCGCCGAGGCGGCGCTGCTGCGCACCGAGTCGCGCGGCGGGCACTACCGGAGCGA